A region from the Citrobacter koseri ATCC BAA-895 genome encodes:
- the pheA gene encoding bifunctional chorismate mutase/prephenate dehydratase, producing the protein MTSENPLLALREKISALDVKLLALLAERRELAVEVGKAKLLSHRPVRDIDRERDLLDRLIALGKTHHLDAHYITRLFQLIIEDSVLTQQALLQQHLNKINPHSARIAFLGPKGSYSHLAARQYAARHFEQFIESGCAKFADIFNQVETGQADYAVVPIENTSSGAINDVYDLLQHTSLSIVGEMTIIIDHCVLVSGTTDLNTIETVYSHPQPFQQCSKFLNRYPHWKIEYTESTSAAMEKVAQANSPRVAALGSEAGGVLHGLQVLERIEANQTQNITRFVVLARKAVNVSDQVPAKTTLLIATGQQAGALVEALLVLRNHNLIMTKLESRPIHGNPWEEMFYLDIQANLESPEMKKALKELGEITRSMKVLGCYPSENVVPVDPN; encoded by the coding sequence ATGACATCGGAAAACCCGTTACTGGCGCTGCGAGAGAAAATAAGCGCTCTGGATGTAAAATTACTGGCCTTACTGGCGGAGCGTCGTGAACTGGCCGTTGAAGTCGGGAAAGCGAAGCTGCTTTCTCATCGCCCGGTGCGTGATATCGACCGCGAGCGCGACCTGCTGGACAGGCTGATCGCGCTTGGCAAAACCCATCATCTGGACGCGCACTATATTACTCGCCTGTTCCAGCTCATCATTGAAGACTCCGTTCTTACCCAGCAGGCGCTGTTGCAGCAACATCTGAACAAAATTAACCCGCATTCAGCGCGTATTGCCTTTCTTGGACCAAAAGGGTCGTACTCGCACCTCGCTGCGCGCCAGTATGCCGCCCGCCACTTTGAACAGTTTATTGAAAGCGGCTGCGCAAAATTCGCTGATATCTTTAATCAGGTCGAAACCGGGCAAGCGGACTACGCCGTCGTGCCGATTGAAAACACCAGTTCAGGCGCGATCAACGACGTCTACGATCTGTTGCAGCACACCAGCCTCTCTATCGTGGGCGAGATGACCATTATCATCGACCACTGCGTGCTGGTTTCAGGGACGACCGATTTAAACACCATTGAGACGGTCTACAGCCACCCGCAGCCGTTCCAGCAGTGCAGTAAATTCCTTAACCGCTATCCGCACTGGAAAATTGAGTACACTGAAAGCACCTCTGCGGCGATGGAAAAAGTGGCGCAGGCGAACTCTCCACGCGTGGCGGCACTGGGTAGCGAAGCCGGTGGCGTGCTGCATGGGCTACAGGTGCTGGAAAGAATCGAAGCCAACCAGACGCAGAATATTACCCGTTTCGTGGTGCTGGCGCGCAAAGCCGTCAATGTTTCCGATCAGGTCCCGGCGAAAACCACGCTGCTGATCGCCACGGGTCAACAGGCAGGTGCGCTGGTTGAGGCGCTGCTGGTGCTGCGCAATCACAACCTGATCATGACCAAACTGGAGTCCCGTCCGATTCACGGCAACCCGTGGGAAGAGATGTTTTATCTCGATATCCAGGCCAACCTGGAATCACCGGAGATGAAAAAAGCGCTGAAAGAGTTGGGGGAAATTACCCGCTCAATGAAGGTACTGGGCTGCTACCCCAGCGAGAACGTTGTGCCTGTCGATCCGAACTAA
- the bamD gene encoding outer membrane protein assembly factor BamD, with protein sequence MTRMKYLVAAATLSLFLAGCSGSKEEVPDNPPNEIYATAQQKLQDGNWKQAITQLEALDNRYPFGPYSQQVQLDLIYAYYKNADLPLAQAAIDRFIRLNPTHPNIDYVMYMRGLTNMALDDSALQGFFGVDRSDRDPQHARAAFNDFSKLVRSYPNSQYTTDATKRLVFLKDRLAKYEYSVADYYTARGAWVAVVNRVEGMLRDFPDTQATRDALPLMENAYRQMQMTTQADKVAKIIAANGRNT encoded by the coding sequence ATGACGCGCATGAAATATCTGGTGGCAGCAGCCACGTTGAGCCTGTTTTTGGCGGGTTGCTCTGGTTCAAAGGAAGAGGTGCCCGATAATCCGCCTAACGAAATCTACGCGACTGCCCAGCAAAAGCTGCAGGACGGTAACTGGAAACAGGCAATAACGCAATTGGAAGCGTTGGATAACCGTTATCCATTTGGACCGTATTCTCAGCAGGTGCAGTTGGATCTGATCTACGCCTACTACAAAAACGCCGATCTGCCGTTAGCTCAGGCCGCCATCGATCGTTTTATTCGCCTCAATCCGACGCACCCGAATATTGATTATGTCATGTATATGCGCGGTCTGACCAATATGGCGCTGGATGACAGCGCGCTGCAAGGTTTCTTCGGCGTCGATCGTAGCGATCGCGATCCGCAGCACGCCCGAGCTGCATTCAATGATTTCTCAAAGCTGGTGCGTAGCTATCCGAACAGCCAGTACACGACCGACGCCACCAAACGTCTGGTCTTCCTGAAAGATCGTCTGGCGAAGTATGAATACTCCGTTGCCGACTACTACACCGCTCGCGGCGCATGGGTTGCCGTGGTAAACCGTGTGGAAGGTATGCTGCGCGACTTCCCGGATACGCAGGCGACGCGCGACGCTCTGCCGCTGATGGAAAACGCTTATCGTCAGATGCAGATGACGACTCAGGCTGACAAAGTGGCGAAAATTATCGCCGCTAATGGTCGCAACACCTGA
- the pheL gene encoding pheA operon leader peptide PheL, whose translation MKLIPFFFAFFFTFP comes from the coding sequence ATGAAACTTATCCCGTTCTTCTTCGCATTCTTTTTTACCTTCCCCTGA
- the yfiH gene encoding purine nucleoside phosphorylase YfiH, translating to MSKLIVPQWPIPEGVAACSSVRTGGVSLPPYDSLNLGAHCGDNPEHVEENRKRLFAAGNLPSKPVWLEQVHGKDVLKLTGEPYASKRADASYSNTPGTVCAVMTADCLPVLFCNRAGTEVAAAHAGWRGLCEGVLEETVACFADKPENIIAWLGPAIGPAAFEVGAEVREAFIAKDAKASSAFQARGEKYLADIYQLARQRLANVGVESVYGGDRCTYSESETFFSYRRDKITGRMASFIWLI from the coding sequence ATGAGTAAGCTAATTGTTCCGCAGTGGCCAATCCCGGAGGGGGTTGCAGCCTGTAGTTCTGTACGTACAGGCGGTGTCAGCTTACCGCCTTACGATTCTCTGAATCTGGGCGCCCATTGCGGCGATAACCCGGAACATGTGGAAGAGAATCGCAAGAGACTCTTTGCTGCGGGCAATTTGCCGTCAAAACCCGTCTGGCTTGAACAGGTGCATGGCAAGGACGTGCTGAAACTCACCGGCGAGCCTTATGCATCCAAACGTGCGGATGCGTCGTACAGCAATACCCCCGGCACCGTTTGCGCGGTGATGACGGCGGACTGTTTGCCCGTGTTGTTTTGTAATCGCGCGGGAACGGAAGTGGCGGCGGCTCATGCGGGCTGGCGCGGATTATGTGAAGGTGTGCTGGAAGAGACGGTCGCCTGCTTTGCCGATAAACCTGAAAACATTATCGCCTGGCTGGGTCCGGCTATTGGCCCTGCTGCTTTTGAAGTGGGGGCTGAAGTGCGTGAAGCGTTTATCGCAAAAGATGCGAAGGCGAGCAGCGCATTTCAGGCGCGCGGTGAAAAATATCTGGCGGATATTTATCAGCTTGCGCGTCAACGTCTGGCGAATGTGGGAGTTGAAAGCGTCTATGGCGGCGATCGCTGTACTTACAGCGAAAGTGAGACTTTCTTCTCTTATCGTCGCGACAAGATCACAGGTCGTATGGCAAGTTTTATTTGGCTGATATAA
- the raiA gene encoding ribosome-associated translation inhibitor RaiA has product MTMNITSKQMEITPAIRQHVADRLAKLEKWQTHLINPHIILSKEPQGFIADATINTPNGHLVASAKHEDMYAAINDLINKLERQLNKVQHKGEARRATTSVKDANFVEAEEE; this is encoded by the coding sequence ATGACAATGAACATTACCAGTAAACAAATGGAAATTACTCCGGCAATACGCCAGCATGTCGCAGACCGTCTCGCCAAACTAGAAAAATGGCAAACTCACCTGATTAATCCACATATCATTCTGTCTAAGGAGCCACAGGGTTTCATCGCTGATGCCACCATCAATACCCCGAACGGACATCTGGTCGCCAGCGCAAAACACGAAGATATGTACGCCGCCATTAACGATTTGATCAACAAGCTGGAACGGCAGCTCAATAAAGTGCAGCACAAAGGCGAAGCCCGTCGTGCCACAACTTCAGTAAAAGACGCCAACTTCGTCGAAGCAGAAGAAGAGTAG
- the rluD gene encoding 23S rRNA pseudouridine(1911/1915/1917) synthase RluD gives MAQRVQLTATVSENQLGQRLDQALAEMFPDYSRSRIKEWILDQRVLVNGKLCDKPKEKVLGGEQVSINAEIDEEIRFEPQDIPLDIVYEDDDILVINKPRDLVVHPGAGNPDGTVLNALLHYYPPIADVPRAGIVHRLDKDTTGLMVVAKTVPAQTRLVESLQLREITREYEAVAIGHMTAGGTVDEPISRHPTKRTHMSVHPMGKPAVTHYRIMEHFRVHTRLRLRLETGRTHQIRVHMAHITHPLVGDQVYGGRPRPPKGASEAFISTLRQFDRQALHATMLRLYHPISGIEMEWHAPIPQDMVELIDVMRADFEEHKDDVDWL, from the coding sequence ATGGCACAACGAGTACAACTCACCGCAACGGTATCCGAAAACCAACTCGGTCAACGCTTAGATCAGGCTTTGGCCGAAATGTTCCCGGATTATTCACGTTCGCGCATAAAAGAATGGATTCTCGATCAGCGCGTGCTGGTCAACGGTAAACTTTGCGATAAACCGAAAGAAAAAGTATTGGGCGGCGAACAGGTTTCCATTAACGCGGAAATCGACGAAGAGATCCGCTTTGAGCCGCAGGATATCCCGCTGGATATCGTCTACGAAGATGACGATATCCTTGTCATTAACAAACCGCGCGATTTAGTGGTTCACCCTGGCGCCGGTAATCCTGATGGTACGGTACTGAACGCGCTGTTGCATTATTACCCGCCGATTGCTGACGTACCGCGCGCGGGTATTGTGCATCGTCTGGATAAAGACACCACAGGTCTGATGGTGGTGGCGAAAACGGTTCCGGCGCAAACGCGACTGGTGGAGTCTTTGCAGTTGCGTGAAATCACCCGTGAGTATGAAGCGGTCGCGATTGGACATATGACGGCGGGCGGTACGGTAGATGAACCGATCAGCCGTCACCCGACCAAACGAACCCATATGTCAGTGCATCCAATGGGGAAACCGGCGGTGACTCACTACCGCATCATGGAACATTTCCGTGTGCATACGCGTCTGCGGTTGCGTCTGGAAACCGGACGTACGCACCAGATCCGCGTGCACATGGCGCATATCACGCATCCGCTGGTGGGCGATCAGGTGTATGGCGGTCGTCCGCGTCCACCGAAGGGGGCATCGGAAGCGTTTATCTCCACGTTGCGTCAGTTTGATCGCCAGGCGCTGCACGCGACGATGCTGCGTCTTTACCATCCGATTTCCGGTATTGAAATGGAGTGGCATGCGCCGATTCCGCAGGATATGGTGGAGCTGATTGACGTGATGCGCGCTGACTTCGAAGAACATAAGGATGATGTAGACTGGCTATGA
- the tyrA gene encoding bifunctional chorismate mutase/prephenate dehydrogenase, with product MVAELTALRDQIDEVDKALLDLLAKRLELVAEVGEVKSRFGLPIYVPEREASMLASRRAEAEALGVPPDLIEDVLRRVMRESYSSENDKGFKTLCPSLRPVVIVGGGGQMGRLFEKMLTLSGYQVRILELQDWGRAQEIVADAGMVIVSVPIHITEQVIAKLPRLPADCILVDLASIKNGPLQAMMAAHDGPVLGLHPMFGPDSGSLAKQVVVWCDGRQPEAYQWFLEQIQVWGARLHRISAVEHDQNMAFIQALRHFATFAYGLHLAEENVQLEQLLALSSPIYRLELAMVGRLFAQDPQLYADIIMSSENNLALIKRYYKRFGDAIGLLEQGDKQAFIDSFRKVEHWFGDYAKRFQNESRTLLRQANDSRQ from the coding sequence ATGGTTGCTGAGTTGACCGCGTTACGCGATCAAATAGATGAAGTGGATAAGGCGCTGCTGGATTTACTGGCTAAGCGCCTGGAGCTGGTGGCCGAAGTCGGTGAAGTGAAAAGCCGCTTTGGGCTGCCGATTTACGTGCCTGAGCGTGAAGCGTCTATGCTGGCTTCGCGCCGTGCGGAGGCGGAAGCGCTTGGCGTTCCTCCCGATCTGATTGAAGACGTCTTGCGTCGGGTGATGCGTGAGTCTTACTCCAGTGAGAATGACAAAGGGTTTAAGACGCTTTGTCCTTCTCTGCGCCCGGTGGTTATCGTCGGCGGCGGCGGTCAGATGGGCCGTTTGTTTGAAAAAATGCTCACGCTGTCGGGATACCAGGTACGCATACTTGAGCTACAGGACTGGGGACGGGCGCAGGAGATCGTGGCCGATGCCGGGATGGTGATCGTAAGTGTGCCGATTCATATCACGGAGCAGGTGATCGCGAAATTACCGCGTTTGCCTGCGGACTGTATTCTGGTCGATCTTGCATCGATTAAAAACGGACCGCTACAGGCGATGATGGCGGCGCACGATGGCCCGGTACTGGGCTTACACCCGATGTTTGGCCCGGACAGCGGCAGTCTGGCAAAGCAGGTGGTTGTCTGGTGCGATGGCCGTCAGCCGGAGGCGTATCAGTGGTTCCTTGAGCAAATTCAGGTGTGGGGCGCGCGGTTGCATCGGATTAGCGCCGTTGAGCACGATCAGAATATGGCGTTTATTCAGGCGCTGCGTCACTTCGCGACGTTCGCTTACGGTTTGCACCTGGCGGAAGAGAATGTCCAGCTGGAACAACTGCTGGCGCTGTCGTCACCGATTTACCGTCTCGAACTGGCGATGGTTGGGCGACTGTTTGCGCAGGACCCGCAGTTGTATGCCGATATTATTATGTCGTCGGAAAATAACCTGGCGCTGATCAAACGCTACTATAAACGTTTTGGCGACGCGATTGGTTTGCTGGAGCAGGGCGACAAGCAGGCCTTTATCGACAGTTTCCGTAAAGTTGAGCATTGGTTTGGTGATTACGCCAAACGCTTCCAGAACGAAAGTCGCACGCTGTTACGCCAGGCGAACGATAGCCGACAATAA